A single genomic interval of Helianthus annuus cultivar XRQ/B chromosome 6, HanXRQr2.0-SUNRISE, whole genome shotgun sequence harbors:
- the LOC110940243 gene encoding zinc finger protein CONSTANS-LIKE 3, producing MLETTAAGGAKSSQAGRSVAAKPCDFCKSAPAVLFCRKDTAFFCTACDTKLHGQTKHERVWMCEVCEQAPASVTCKADAAVMCVTCDRDIHSANPLARRHVRIPVVPFYNSGEFVNLTDTVSGYRSKEDDDNRQISRNMTNIDHPQSVDLSSADDFLFNFGFRINDSVNDAVVPVQSPAELVSDHRSTGNRYEINFNRCVSNNTCNKRNSQSHNVSSPSSSMENTVLDVSKVKRFSAKDREARVLRYREKRKRRKFEKKIRYASRKAYAEMRPRIKGRFAKRTEMATVFDRDRWWFSAESSGNGCGAAGVEYGVVPSF from the exons ATGTTAGAAACCACTGCTGCCGGTGGCGCAAAGTCTTCTCAGGCAGGACGGAGCGTAGCAGCCAAGCCGTGTGACTTTTGCAAGTCCGCACCAGCCGTACTGTTCTGCCGTAAGGACACAGCCTTTTTCTGCACGGCCTGTGACACCAAACTGCACGGCCAGACCAAACACGAGCGTGTGTGGATGTGTGAGGTGTGTGAACAAGCACCTGCTAGTGTCACGTGCAAGGCAGACGCCGCCGTGATGTGTGTCACGTGCGATCGAGATATTCACTCCGCCAATCCGCTTGCTCGCCGCCACGTCAGGATTCCGGTGGTTCCGTTTTATAATTCCGGCGAATTTGTGAATTTAACAGATACAGTTTCCGGTTACAGATCGAAAGAAGACGATGATAATCGTCAAATTTCGAGAAATATGACGAATATTGATCATCCTCAATCTGTAGATCTGTCATCTGCTGATGATTTTCTGTTCAATTTCGGTTTCCGAATCAACGATTCAGTTAACGATGCCGTTGTTCCGGTTCAATCACCGGCAGAACTAGTCTCCGATCACAGGTCAACCGGAAACCGCTACGAAATCAATTTTAACAGATGTGTGAGCAACAATACCTGCAACAAACGCAACTCTCAATCTCATAAT GTTTCTTCTCCTTCTTCATCAATGGAGAATACGGTGTTAGATGTATCAAAGGTGAAGCGGTTTTCTGCGAAGGATAGGGAGGCTAGGGTTTTGAGGTACAGGGAGAAGAGGAAGAGGAGAAAGTTCGAGAAGAAGATTAGATATGCTTCACGTAAGGCGTATGCTGAGATGCGACCGAGGATTAAAGGCCGGTTTGCGAAACGGACGGAGATGGCGACGGTTTTCGATAGGGATCGGTGGTGGTTCTCGGCGGAGTCTAGTGGTAATGGCTGTGGTGCCGCCGGGGTGGAATACGGCGTCGTTCCTTCTTTTTga